The window gagTCAAGGTGAGAGGGCAAGATTCATAGAGATAGTGGATTCTGTGCTATCTCTAGAGCCATGTGAGTCTTCCAGCTGCACGTTAAAGGAGCCAGGTTTGTCGTcctcagtctctttctccttcttccactaTCCCTTCTCCCTTATGTCCACACCCTCCACTTCGGGCTCTTCCTGGAGTTTTCTGTCTCCCACTTTCTTGGAAAATATGAATCTGTGACCTGAAATGTCAGGTGTCACTCTGGAGTGAGGGACACCAGTTGACTTCTGGTTCTGCCATGTCTTGGGGATGTAATCTTGACCTTGGCAGCCTTCTGTTTTCCACCTGTGAATTGGGGGTAAGTCATCATTTAGAATCAAAGGACATGTCTGTATGGCTTAATGTATGGTAAAAGCTAACTGAATGTTAAGATTAAGAATGTACTGAATTTCAGGAGAATAAACCAAATCATGCTTATTTACACTGTTCATCTTTATTCAACCCAAGGACACTTAGAATTCAATATGTTTAGTTGCAGATCTGTTTTTATGTACTAATCATTCATCTGATTTCCATTTAAACATACAGCTTTGATTCATAATTTCTGTACAGCTAAGACACACAGGTTGCTGATAAAGATATGAGCAAATATGTAGAATTTCATTGACCTCTTAAAGAAATTATCTTTGGAGAACGTGGGTGTCTGGAGACTCTACCGTGGGTAACACAGATATCAGAGAAGCCCCATTCTGAGCCCAGGTAGTGTTGGTCTAACCGTCcctttaaatcttcttttacctaatattgtttattttcatcCAGCAACATTCCTGGCTTTCTTGAGCTGATTTTGTGCCCTGCATGACCTCACAAGTGACCATGTCCTTAGTAGGTccgatttggaaaattttttgcTAATGTCTTTTGGTCATTGAGTCCCTGAAACACCACCCCCTAATGTGGTAGTAAATCTTTGATTTTTAggactgcagttgtggcatatggaacatcCTGGTCTagggcattggagctgcagctgtcagcctacagcacagcaatggcatgtctgtgacatacactgcagctcttggcaacacaggatccttaaccactgagaagggccaaggatcgaacccacatcctcatggatacccacatcctcatgggtttgtTACCAGCGAgtctcaacaggaactccgaggtggTAAATCTTATTAGCCCTATTGATAAATGAGGCAACGAAGGCATAGAAATGTGAATAACTTGCTaagggtcacagagccaggaggtagaagtcaggaagcttaatgcctccagctgtgttctctttctcaggattatttagtctgtttagggtatttgtgattccatgacaatatttggattgtttaatCTGACAGGTTTTGAGTGGAGTCTTTTAGactgtctatattaaaaaatcatatcatctgcaagcaggagaaatttcaattctgatgccatctatcccttccttccttccttccttccttccttccttccttccttccttccttccttcctccctccctccctccctccctccctcccttcctcccttctttccttccttccttccttctttccttccttccttccttccttccttccttccttccttccttccttccttccttcttgccggATTGGCCTGGTTTGCacttctagtacaatgttgtGTAGGAATGTGCACAGTGGTCACCCTTGTCTTATTTCTGGTCTTCGGAGAAAAGCTTTCAATCATTTACCACTGAGTGTGATGTTAGATGCAGGCATGTTCTCacggcctttactatgttgaggtaaattcctcctacctcacttgttgagagttttgatcatgattgCAAGTTGAATTTGTCCAAAGCTTTTAGTGCATTTATTGAGaggattttatgattttctatatttcattctgttgatgtaaTGTGTCACATTTATTGCTTTGCGTATGTTGACCCATTCTTGCATCCCAAGAACGAACCCTATCTGGTCATGGTATGATCCTTTGTATGTGCTGCTGAATTTTGgttgctagtatttcattgagaCTTTAAACTTCTCTAGTAACCCAGGATAACGACCCATAGTTTTCTTCCCTGGTAGTGTCCTTATCTTGCTTTGCCATCAAAGTAATATTGGCTTTGTAAATgcctttggaaaggttcctttctcttcagttttttggaagagtttgaaaaggattggcattaattcttccttaaatgttgggTGCAATTTACGATGAAGCCTTCttgtccagggcttttctttgtggggaggtttctgattactgattcagtctccttgctagttattgttctgttcagactttctgttctgtgttttttttttttttttctgattcagttttccTAGGTTGTATGTGTCTAGAAATGTATCTGCTTCTTCTGTGCTGTCCAATGTGGTGGAAAACCTTGGCACTGAGGGGCCACTCTGGTGGAGCCCtgaagcagcagaggggagggcagtgaggtcagagtgtagctgctcctctattcttttcatgtggtccTTCGTGGACTCTGTGGCCCAGGGGGGATGCTCTACCTTCatcctttgttttagaattttaacattcGTATCTTGCCTATGAAtagttactagttttttttttaattttctggtgaGTTGGACTTATGTCAGGAGAAATCTATGTTGCTGTATTGATTATGACACTCTGAACTAAAAACCTAAGTGCTTAACCCTTAACAAGAGTTTGATGCTgcttcctaaaatgaaaaattctgcaATTAGGACAAAAGTTGGGGCCAGTAGTGAGTCATACTGGCTTCCCTTTGGGATATTTTGTATGAAGTCTTCCCTAAGAAGATGTTCTTCATAACTTATTGGGGCAGACAgactgtgtccctccaaaatatTATCAGGATTCTAAATCATGGTGTAAATTCCTAGGCCACGTAGGTGCTGTttgattgaatatattttcaaaactcttGGTAAGTTATAATGAACAGTGCAATTTTTCTTATgagtaaaagaagagaatataagactATATCTAGATGGTCATTTGGGAGGGAAGAGCTCTTTCaaattattgtgaaatgatgCTATTTATGCAGTACTTTTATAATGCAGCAGTTATCCCCTGAATTATCAGAGGTCATTAAAAACctcttaattatttaatattatcatatatttgaggtataatgtgccaatttctgctgtacagcacagtgactctgtcatatgtatgtatgtatatatatatatacacactcttttttgaaacctataattttaatcaatgatatagtcttttatataataatcacagaattcatattgctttcttaaaacttttcagtcaaactttaaaatctctttataaatGATCATGAGACCTCATGAAATAACGGAGAACCCGAAGCACTGAGAAGGTTCTTGATGACAATTCAAGATAAAAACCTGAAGTCTTGACCTGAAGACCgtgaagcattttcttcttttccagttctccATGGAGGGAATGCATGTATTAGCTTTGTAAAGTTACCCTTTCACCTGAGTCAGCAgtgcattctctttcttttctgacttcaggAGTACAAAGCCAATGGGGGAGACAATACTACAACTATCATCCATTTTGTCCTCTTGGGATTCTCAGATTTTCCCCACATCAGACCAGCCCTCTTTGTGGTGTTTCTggtgatatatattttgactctGACGTGGAATCTGTGTCTCATTGTCTTGATAAGGCtggattcccacctccacacacccatgtacttcttcctcagtaatCTGTCCTTTATAGACATCTGCTATGTGAGCTCTACAGCCCCCAAGATGCTCTACGACTTCTTCCAGGCAAAGCCAACTATCACCGTTGTGGGTTGTGCCATTCAATACTTTGTGTGTTCAACCATGGGACTGAGCGAGTGTTGTCTCATGACagtcatggcttatgaccgctatgcTGCCATTTGTAACCCACTCCTCTATTCATCCATCATGTCACCCTCTCTCTGTGGTCGGATGGTGCTGGGGTCCTATATGGCTGGACTCTCTGCTACTCTGTCCCAAGTGTGTGCCGTGCTTCAGCTCCACTTCTGTGGGCCTAATGTCAtccaccacttcttctgtgacatgcCCTTGATGTTAGGTCTTTCCTGCTCTGACACGTTCTTTGTTCAAGTCTTGACTGCTATATTTACAGTCTTCTTTGGGATAATAAATGCCCTGGTTATCATGATGTCCTATGTCTACATTGTCATCTCCGTCATGAAGATCACTTCCGCAAAAGGCAGGTCCAAGGCTTTCaacacctgtgcttctcacttgACAGCAGTTACCCTCTTCTACACCTCAGGTATCTTTGTCTATTTAAGTTCTAGCTCTGGTGGGTCCTCTGGCCTTGACAGATTTGCCGCAGTGTTCTACACGGTGGTGattcccatgctgaaccctttgatatacagtctgaggaacaaagacatcaaagatgccttgaagagactgaaaaagaggaaagagtgttGCTGAGGTAACAGATTGTGAGGTCCGACAGGTTTGTCCTGTTAGAATCACTTTACCACGCAATGATATTCACATGAGTGGAGAATATCAAAATTCACACTGCCTTGGAGAAAAAGGTTGATTTTGACACAGATAATATACCAAAATGGACCCACAGCGGAATCACAGTGCACAATCAAAACATCTTTCAGTCCTTGAggcccattattttcattctatttgtggTGTGGCTTCAACATTTACTCATCTGTCAGCAAGTATTCATGAGTCATTACGATTTAGAactttgttgcttcttttttacCCCCAAGATGACGTCTGTTCAATCTTAGATATGACCTTAAAGAGAGCCACGTGACAGAAGTCCCAGGATTGTAGAAGACTTTTCTCCCAAATACTGTGATGCAGCATAACCTAGACATGACTGTGACCAATGTTCATTCTATGTTTCTGACCAGAATGAGAATGAACCCAGAGAGGGAGTGTACCATTGGACAGAAACAAAGTGTTCAATTGGCCTGATCGTGCCTCCGGTGGAGGTTCCTCTGAGCTAGCCTACATTTGTGTTAAGGGCTCTTTCAGTGGTTATTGTCTGCTAAGTCTCTGGTCACCTCCGAATCTCCACCAGCTGCagtctgaggaaggaggaggaggtgatctGAATCATGACGAGGAATGGAATGATATATGCAGTCCCTTCAGGGGTATTTACTTATGAGTTCGCCGGTGTAATTTTTTGCCTCTAGTGTCCAGTGGGATTTCTGTTGGAGATGGTATCCAAATACCCATGTCACAGTCCCTGGTAATCTCTCATATTGTGGGATTCAAGCCTCGCTCCCattaaatttggaatatttaccGCTGGGGAACATACCCAACAGGAGCATCCTACCAAATGGCTTTGGCCCCTTcaaacattaacatttttcatgtgatgaGATTTGCGTGAGAATTTATGGCCACATGGAGTTATTTCCTTATAGTGCATGTTGCAGAGAAAGAGCTAAGATGGAAAACTAATGCACTTTCCTTCCTAGAGAATGTGGCCAACGTTTTATGTCCTAGAAATTTATGGTGGTATGGGCGTTATATAATGGCTGGAGTAGAATGGTTAGAGATATTGGAATGCTGATACTTTCCAGGTAACCTGAAGGGGtaggagaggaaacagactgtGGGCTCAGCAGTGTTGTCAAGGCTCGCCAATTTTTGTCTTCAGAAAGAGGATGTAAATTTGTGGTCCTTGCTGTTTGGTTAAAAAACAGAGTAAGGTGTGTTCCTGACTGCTGAGTTTCCAGATTTCCCAACTTTGACCCACTGATTCAAGCATATTATTAGCTTACATATTACCCTTTGAGAGCCAGTGGATTCTTAGAGTTGTTTGGGGGTCTCAGTTTCAAGGTCACATGAATCATTCTGTTGAGCAACTGTAACTGGAGAGACATTTGAAGcctttttcaaattctccatGAGTTTGCACGGGGACACAGTTGAGAGAGGAGGAATTGTTGAACACCTGGGAGCGTGTGTGAGGGTTAGTACCTGCCAAAGAAATAGTGCAATGTGAATGAAAGTCGTgtgcccacctcacccccacccaggtaTAGGTACATCTTCTTAAGCATTGCTCTTTAACAGtgtgtgagaatgtgtgtgtgtgtgtgtaagaagctcttcctgcttctttgcaggaagcggccctcagcaggaagcccctttGTTTCATCCTTGTAGCAGAGATGTATTATAAGTAACCTTAAAGCAGGCCCCTTCCCGTTCTACTCATCTCAGGCCCAAGCACACCTTTCACATCTTTTGATCAAGCAATACCTTGCCTAGCCTGTAGtttctttccatagatcaaagaGGTAGAACTGAAGAAGAAGAACTTAGAAGATGATCAGATCTCTTCCTTAGCTTCCACATTGCAGCAATCTCACGAATCAGCTGTGCGAACGAGATCACATCTAAGGAAAGATCACAAGATGTTGACAAGCCTGAAGGTCAGGAGATGCATGCAGTGGGAGATGGTGAGGAGtctggtctctggagttcccttgtggtgcagcaggttaaggatccagtgttgtcactgaagtggcttgggtcgccgctgtggtgagggttcaatccatggccagggaacgtccacgtgccacatgtgtggccctcccCTGAACCAAAGGAGTCTGATTCCGTATCTGaaggattaactgagattacttccctttttccctttaaaaccttTCATGGCCAAGCCAAATCTTCAGAGCTGGTTTTTGGACACACCCAAATCACCGTCTCCCTAAGATGGCtggcattctgattaaaagcagctacccttggagttcccatcttggctcagtggttaatgaatttgactaggaaccatgaggttgagggttcaatccctggccttgctcagtgggttaagggtctggcgttgccatggctcggatctggctttgct is drawn from Sus scrofa isolate TJ Tabasco breed Duroc unplaced genomic scaffold, Sscrofa11.1 Contig874, whole genome shotgun sequence and contains these coding sequences:
- the LOC100523589 gene encoding olfactory receptor 5AN1-like — its product is MPTWKICLQKTSTILLFVKNSAFLGPESSFPRLYVSRNVSASSVLSNVVENLGTEGPLWWSPEAAEGRAEYKANGGDNTTTIIHFVLLGFSDFPHIRPALFVVFLVIYILTLTWNLCLIVLIRLDSHLHTPMYFFLSNLSFIDICYVSSTAPKMLYDFFQAKPTITVVGCAIQYFVCSTMGLSECCLMTVMAYDRYAAICNPLLYSSIMSPSLCGRMVLGSYMAGLSATLSQVCAVLQLHFCGPNVIHHFFCDMPLMLGLSCSDTFFVQVLTAIFTVFFGIINALVIMMSYVYIVISVMKITSAKGRSKAFNTCASHLTAVTLFYTSGIFVYLSSSSGGSSGLDRFAAVFYTVVIPMLNPLIYSLRNKDIKDALKRLKKRKECC